A single region of the Lycium barbarum isolate Lr01 chromosome 2, ASM1917538v2, whole genome shotgun sequence genome encodes:
- the LOC132627347 gene encoding 5-formyltetrahydrofolate cyclo-ligase-like protein COG0212 has translation MEGHVFRISSAFPFTSITKHSLNLSKSNFPISLNFSNIPKISFKVDSQNKNDVVFDEAAYEAERHRLDAEARKAMAETSEKETQNEEDPKAWKWVIRKRVWDLMEAQNIAQFPRPVHHRIPNFIGASLAADKLSELEEFKVAKCVKVNPDTPQKQVRFLTLNGGKQLLTPQPRLRTGFFSVLESSMLSPGTIKEACTSAGVAKYGRPIGLEEKIKVDLIVIGSVAVDPKTGARLGKGEGFAELEYGMLRYMGAIDDSTPVVTSVHDEQLVDDIPFDKLLIHDVPVDIICTPTRVIFTNTSIPKPQGIYWEKLSPEKLSQIRILRQLKSKIEQETGQKLPTGPSEKLPPTARRKFDRQ, from the exons ATGGAAGGACACGTATTCCGAATTTCCTCTGCATTTCCATTTACTTCCATAACCAAACACAGCCTTAATCTCTCCAAATCCAACTTCCCCATTTCTCTAAATTTTTCTAACATTCCCAAAATATCATTCAAAGTGGATTCCCAAAATAAAAACGACGTCGTTTTTGACGAGGCTGCATACGAAGCTGAGCGTCACAGGCTCGATGCCGAGGCTCGGAAAGCCATGGCTGAAACATCTGAAAAAGAGACCCAAAATGAAGAAGACCCGAAAGCTTGGAAATGGGTTATTAGAAAACGGGTTTGGGATTTAATGGAAGCCCAAAACATAGCCCAATTTCCAAGACCCGTTCATCATCGTATACCCAATTTTATTGGTGCTTCACTTGCCGCCGATAAG TTGAGTGAATTGGAGGAGTTTAAAGTGGCCAAGTGTGTGAAGGTGAATCCAGATACACCACAAAAGCAAGTGAGGTTTCTCACACTTAATG GAGGGAAACAGCTATTGACACCACAGCCTCGTCTTAGGACAGGTTTTTTCTCTGTACTTGAATCTAGTATGCTATCTCCTGGTACCATTAAGGAGGCCTGCACTTCTGCTGGAGTTGCTAAATATGGAAGACCAATTGGATTGGAGGAGAAAATAAAGGTGGATTTAATTGTTATTGGCTCAGTTGCTGTTGACCCAAAGACCGGTGCTAGACTTGGCAAGGGAGAG GGATTTGCTGAACTTGAATATGGCATGCTAAGATACATGGGGGCCATAGATGACTCAACACCAGTTGTCACATCTG TGCACGACGAACAGCTGGTAGATGACATTCCTTTTGACAAGCTATTGATCCATGATGTGCCGGTTGACATCATATGTACTCCAACTCGGGTCATTTTTACAAACACATCCATCCCAAAGCCTCAAG GGATATATTGGGAGAAGCTCTCACCTGAAAAGCTTAGTCAAATTCGAATACTGAGGCAGCTGAAAAGTAAAATTGAACAAGAAACCGGACAAAAGCTTCCAACTGGCCCTTCTGAGAAACTACCTCCAACTGCCCGACGCAAGTTTGACAGGCAGTAA
- the LOC132627348 gene encoding protein LIKE COV 2-like isoform X1, with the protein MAEDKKESTSSSPLQEDPEDPVKSPPSSPNSSTRKACYAVLQSWVSKKFMTGCVVLFPVAVTFFITWWFIQFVDGFFSPIYERLGIDIFGLGFVTSITFIFFVGIFASSWLGSTVFWIGEWFIKRMPFVKHLYSASKQISSAISPDQNTNAFKEVAIIRHPRIGEYAIGFITSSVTLQRDHGDEELCSIFVPTNHLYIGDVFLVNSNDIIRPNLSVREGIEIIISVGMSMPQVISPIERIPRQNDRIPLNRMLK; encoded by the exons ATGGCGGAGGACAAGAAAGAGTCAACGTCAAGTTCGCCGCTACAAGAAGATCCGGAAGATCCTGTCAAATCCCCTCCTTCTTCCCCTAATTCCTCTACTCGCAAG GCTTGCTATGCTGTTCTTCAAAGTTGGGTGTCAAAGAAGTTCATGACTGGATG TGTGGTCCTCTTCCCCGTGGCTGTTACATTTTTCATCACTTGGTGGTTTATTCAATTTGTTGATGGTTTCTTCAGCCCCATATATGAAAGACTTGGTATTGACATATTTG GCCTTGGATTTGTCACATCAATAACCTTCATATTCTTTGTCGGCATTTTTGCTTCATCATGGCTGGGTTCAACAGTTTTCTGGATAGGGGAATGGTTTATAAAGAGAATGCCCTTTGTCAAGCATTTATACTCTGCATCCAAGCAAATTAGTTCTGCTATTTCACCAG ACCAAAACACCAATGCTTTCAAGGAAGTTGCTATAATTCGTCATCCCCGAATTGGTGAATATGCGATTGGTTTCATAACATCTTCAGTAACACTCCAG AGAGATCATGGGGATGAAGAGTTGTGCAGCATTTTTGTCCCTACAAATCATTTGTACATAGGGGATGTATTTCTGGTTAATTCCAATGATATCATCAGGCCAAATTTGTCCGTACGAGAAGGCATAG agatcATCATCTCTGTGGGAATGTCAATGCCGCAGGTGATTTCTCCTATAGAAAGGATCCCAAGACAGAACGACCGGATCCCTCTAAACAGAATGTTGAAGTAA
- the LOC132627348 gene encoding protein LIKE COV 2-like isoform X2 has translation MAEDKKESTSSSPLQEDPEDPVKSPPSSPNSSTRKACYAVLQSWVSKKFMTGCVVLFPVAVTFFITWWFIQFVDGFFSPIYERLGIDIFGLGFVTSITFIFFVGIFASSWLGSTVFWIGEWFIKRMPFVKHLYSASKQISSAISPDQNTNAFKEVAIIRHPRIGEYAIGFITSSVTLQRDHGDEELCSIFVPTNHLYIGDVFLVNSNDIIRPNLSVREGIGKIICLEYKEKLFN, from the exons ATGGCGGAGGACAAGAAAGAGTCAACGTCAAGTTCGCCGCTACAAGAAGATCCGGAAGATCCTGTCAAATCCCCTCCTTCTTCCCCTAATTCCTCTACTCGCAAG GCTTGCTATGCTGTTCTTCAAAGTTGGGTGTCAAAGAAGTTCATGACTGGATG TGTGGTCCTCTTCCCCGTGGCTGTTACATTTTTCATCACTTGGTGGTTTATTCAATTTGTTGATGGTTTCTTCAGCCCCATATATGAAAGACTTGGTATTGACATATTTG GCCTTGGATTTGTCACATCAATAACCTTCATATTCTTTGTCGGCATTTTTGCTTCATCATGGCTGGGTTCAACAGTTTTCTGGATAGGGGAATGGTTTATAAAGAGAATGCCCTTTGTCAAGCATTTATACTCTGCATCCAAGCAAATTAGTTCTGCTATTTCACCAG ACCAAAACACCAATGCTTTCAAGGAAGTTGCTATAATTCGTCATCCCCGAATTGGTGAATATGCGATTGGTTTCATAACATCTTCAGTAACACTCCAG AGAGATCATGGGGATGAAGAGTTGTGCAGCATTTTTGTCCCTACAAATCATTTGTACATAGGGGATGTATTTCTGGTTAATTCCAATGATATCATCAGGCCAAATTTGTCCGTACGAGAAGGCATAG GTAAAATTATATGTTTGGAGTATAAAGAGAAGCTTTTTAATTGA